In Thiovibrio frasassiensis, one DNA window encodes the following:
- a CDS encoding elongator complex protein 3 → MVSERASSNVMPSPFVIPIFIAHQGCPHQCLFCNQRSITGAAEGMVGGREVAETIRTQLAWPRRHPEAPVQVAFYGGSFTGLAMDRQRELLGAAQPFLASGQVRELRLSTRPDYITPEIAGFLKEQGVGIVELGAQSLDDRVLAASGRGHSAAQVGIAVACLKEAGIRVGLQLMLGLPGDSTTTALASARHAAALRPDMVRLYPCLVISGSPLAELYRKGEYRPLSLLQGVALGGRLWSIFTAQGIPVVRMGLQPSASLEETMLAGPYHPAFGELVLSRLFFNQLRAALGARPRHQSHRLSLAKADESIYRGKGNANVKRLVALGLLEGVETVFSADQLRQSVVLISVDS, encoded by the coding sequence GTGGTTTCAGAGCGTGCTTCTTCTAACGTCATGCCATCTCCCTTTGTCATCCCCATCTTCATTGCCCATCAGGGTTGTCCCCATCAATGCCTCTTCTGTAACCAGCGCAGTATCACCGGTGCCGCCGAGGGGATGGTCGGTGGCCGCGAGGTGGCGGAGACCATCCGCACCCAGCTTGCCTGGCCCCGCCGCCATCCCGAGGCCCCGGTGCAGGTCGCCTTTTACGGGGGCAGCTTCACCGGCCTTGCCATGGATCGGCAGCGGGAATTGCTCGGCGCGGCCCAGCCCTTTCTGGCCTCGGGACAGGTTCGGGAACTGAGGCTTTCCACCCGCCCGGATTACATAACCCCGGAAATCGCCGGATTCTTGAAAGAGCAGGGAGTCGGTATCGTGGAGTTGGGCGCCCAGTCGCTGGATGACCGGGTGCTCGCGGCCAGCGGCCGGGGCCATAGCGCGGCCCAGGTCGGCATTGCGGTTGCCTGTCTGAAAGAGGCAGGGATCCGGGTGGGGCTGCAGCTCATGCTCGGATTGCCCGGCGACAGTACGACAACGGCCTTGGCCAGCGCCAGACACGCTGCGGCATTGCGCCCGGATATGGTCCGGCTCTACCCCTGCCTGGTGATCTCCGGCAGTCCCTTGGCGGAACTCTACCGCAAGGGGGAGTATCGCCCCTTGTCTCTGTTGCAGGGGGTGGCCCTGGGTGGTCGGCTCTGGTCTATTTTTACGGCGCAGGGGATTCCGGTGGTGCGCATGGGGTTGCAGCCTTCTGCATCATTGGAAGAAACGATGCTTGCCGGCCCTTACCATCCGGCCTTTGGCGAGTTGGTGCTTTCCCGGCTCTTCTTCAACCAGCTCCGCGCCGCGCTTGGAGCCCGGCCGCGCCACCAATCCCACCGATTGTCGCTTGCCAAGGCGGACGAGTCCATCTACCGGGGCAAGGGCAACGCCAATGTCAAACGGCTTGTCGCCTTGGGACTGCTTGAGGGGGTGGAAACGGTGTTTAGTGCAGACCAGCTGCGGCAGAGTGTGGTTCTTATTTCTGTTGATTCGTAA
- the rnc gene encoding ribonuclease III: protein MFRAALRQARKKGGKPCAGAADPLPFFGGCGMVFRCRKGQRPYRLLLAIALDIVTINSLTQTPQPDLYLLEESLGYAFRDRVHLQIAMVHSSYAFEQGRQGQKDNETLEFLGDAVLDLTVGYALFHHFPEMQEGDLTRLRSALVNERHLARMAKDLDLGRFLLLGKGEEANLGREKASILSCAFEAVAGAIFLDGGYEAAAGFVERHFIPWFDDRQQSMFLADAKSSLQELLQERFNEGPRYVLEGDEGPDHNKTFHVSVRFREEILGRGSARSKKEAEQEAAAMALKNLAKPGQGTK, encoded by the coding sequence GTGTTCCGCGCTGCCCTGCGGCAGGCAAGGAAAAAAGGGGGAAAGCCATGCGCCGGAGCGGCTGATCCGTTGCCCTTTTTCGGCGGTTGCGGTATGGTGTTTCGTTGCCGCAAGGGCCAGCGCCCTTACCGATTACTCTTAGCCATTGCCCTAGATATCGTGACCATCAATTCCCTTACGCAAACACCGCAACCAGACCTGTACCTGCTTGAGGAAAGTCTCGGCTACGCGTTCCGTGACCGCGTCCATCTTCAGATAGCGATGGTCCACAGCTCTTACGCCTTTGAGCAGGGGCGGCAGGGCCAGAAGGACAACGAGACCCTGGAGTTTTTAGGGGACGCGGTGCTCGATCTCACCGTCGGCTACGCGCTTTTTCACCATTTCCCGGAGATGCAGGAGGGGGATCTCACCAGGCTGCGGTCGGCTCTGGTCAACGAGCGACACCTGGCCCGGATGGCAAAAGATCTCGATCTGGGCAGATTTCTCCTGCTGGGCAAGGGTGAAGAGGCCAATCTCGGCCGGGAAAAGGCCTCCATCCTTTCCTGTGCCTTTGAAGCGGTGGCCGGGGCCATTTTTCTCGATGGTGGCTATGAGGCCGCCGCCGGATTTGTTGAGCGTCATTTTATTCCCTGGTTTGACGACCGCCAGCAGAGCATGTTCCTCGCCGATGCCAAGAGTTCGCTCCAAGAGCTTTTGCAGGAGCGGTTCAACGAAGGCCCCCGCTATGTCTTGGAGGGGGATGAAGGGCCGGATCATAACAAAACCTTCCATGTCTCGGTCCGTTTCCGGGAGGAAATTCTTGGCCGGGGCAGCGCCCGCAGCAAGAAGGAAGCGGAGCAGGAAGCTGCGGCCATGGCGCTCAAGAATCTCGCCAAGCCCGGGCAGGGCACCAAGTGA
- a CDS encoding pyrimidine dimer DNA glycosylase/endonuclease V, whose translation MTSSDNKRLERDAVNLCGADAVKFIGRAPQAKRCGRNEMRLWSINPSYLDSKGLVALWREALLAKNVLEGKTVGYKNHPQLVRFKSTSNPVGAIASYLRAIAEEAESRGYNFDKSKIPNKRINSKIIVTSGQVDYEFNHLLNKLKFRDPGLHESMRGSKRIRVHPLFTKVRGNVENWEVI comes from the coding sequence ATGACGTCATCAGATAACAAACGCTTAGAGAGGGACGCGGTAAACTTATGCGGCGCTGACGCGGTCAAGTTCATTGGCCGCGCCCCTCAAGCGAAGCGTTGCGGAAGAAATGAAATGAGGCTCTGGTCGATTAATCCAAGCTATCTAGACTCGAAAGGCCTTGTTGCCCTTTGGAGAGAAGCCCTGCTTGCCAAAAACGTACTGGAAGGCAAAACAGTCGGATACAAAAACCATCCACAATTGGTTCGGTTTAAAAGCACCTCAAATCCGGTTGGTGCTATTGCGAGCTACTTGAGGGCAATTGCAGAGGAAGCCGAGAGCAGAGGATACAACTTCGACAAGAGTAAGATTCCAAACAAAAGGATAAACAGTAAAATTATTGTTACTAGCGGGCAGGTTGATTACGAATTCAATCACCTGTTAAACAAACTTAAGTTCAGAGATCCAGGCTTGCATGAAAGTATGCGCGGTTCCAAAAGAATAAGAGTTCACCCGTTATTTACTAAGGTTCGTGGCAATGTTGAAAATTGGGAAGTTATTTGA
- a CDS encoding amidohydrolase family protein produces MAATRFIVAGSFIDGSGAPVRRNVFLEVTDTIITGIGSATDLPRNGGAAIDDFSHCIILPPLVDCSLSLSRSPSVDSTVRLSSAEGDLAQKAIMVARHLRDCHAHGVLGVADSDGTDSVALSQAGMAEGGIIEIRSSGPLCPSEDFVKVAYSANIEDEEGPDPRLSYEDLCRILQEKGGRKAVVVANGRQQVAEALAAGCDAIEQGYDMGEDNLRKMAEKGVLWIPSVVRAKNGLDGASSGGSVCCRFSTRYVAPGKPLPGAEDFWKKTLANQLAQLRLAGKFGVKTAVGTGAGSVGILHGESLGEEVKLFLKAGYSLEEAIRCASENGARFFGMEKLGTLTVGRQATFLIARGTLQQLPRKLSYLEGIYVDGAPSNAYRKNPVKTG; encoded by the coding sequence ATGGCTGCAACACGATTCATAGTGGCGGGAAGCTTTATCGACGGCAGCGGCGCCCCGGTGCGCCGGAATGTCTTTTTGGAAGTTACGGACACCATTATTACCGGAATCGGCTCCGCCACAGACCTTCCCCGTAATGGCGGAGCTGCAATCGATGACTTCTCGCACTGCATCATTTTGCCGCCGCTGGTTGATTGCAGCCTCTCCCTGTCACGATCGCCCTCGGTGGACAGTACCGTGCGGCTCTCCTCGGCAGAGGGTGATTTGGCCCAAAAAGCGATCATGGTGGCGCGGCATCTCCGCGACTGCCATGCCCACGGAGTTCTGGGGGTGGCCGACAGCGATGGTACTGACTCGGTGGCACTGTCGCAAGCGGGGATGGCAGAGGGGGGCATTATCGAGATCCGTTCCTCCGGTCCTCTCTGCCCGAGCGAGGATTTCGTCAAGGTCGCTTATTCCGCGAATATCGAAGACGAGGAGGGACCGGATCCTCGGCTGAGCTATGAAGATCTTTGCCGCATTCTCCAGGAGAAAGGCGGAAGAAAGGCGGTGGTGGTGGCCAATGGCAGGCAGCAGGTGGCGGAGGCGCTTGCGGCGGGGTGCGATGCCATCGAACAGGGCTACGACATGGGCGAGGACAATCTGAGAAAAATGGCGGAGAAGGGTGTGCTGTGGATTCCCAGCGTAGTGCGGGCCAAGAACGGTTTGGACGGCGCGAGCTCCGGCGGCTCTGTATGCTGCCGTTTCTCCACCCGCTATGTGGCGCCGGGAAAGCCGCTCCCCGGCGCGGAGGATTTTTGGAAAAAGACCCTCGCCAACCAATTGGCGCAACTGCGTCTGGCTGGAAAATTTGGGGTGAAAACGGCGGTGGGCACCGGGGCCGGGAGTGTCGGCATCCTCCATGGCGAGTCGCTGGGTGAGGAGGTGAAATTGTTTCTCAAAGCTGGTTATTCACTGGAGGAGGCCATCCGCTGCGCTTCGGAAAATGGGGCGAGATTCTTCGGCATGGAGAAGCTGGGGACGCTTACGGTCGGGCGGCAGGCAACATTCCTGATTGCCAGGGGCACGCTGCAACAGCTGCCGAGAAAGCTCTCTTATTTGGAAGGTATCTATGTTGACGGTGCACCCAGCAACGCGTATCGCAAGAATCCGGTTAAGACGGGGTGA
- a CDS encoding dodecin family protein, whose product MTESVYKIIELVGSSPVSWEEATKNAVKSAGLTLRDLRIAEVVTLDMKIGEDGKETTFRARVKVSFKIVSD is encoded by the coding sequence ATGACTGAGAGTGTTTACAAAATCATCGAACTGGTCGGATCAAGCCCGGTTTCCTGGGAAGAGGCGACCAAGAACGCCGTCAAATCCGCAGGGCTGACCCTGCGCGATCTGCGCATTGCGGAGGTTGTCACTCTGGATATGAAAATTGGCGAGGATGGCAAAGAAACTACTTTTCGGGCGAGGGTGAAAGTTTCTTTCAAGATCGTTTCCGACTGA